TACAGTGGCGCCGCGGGGTCGAGATCGAGCGCCGTGGTTCCCAACAGGGCGCTGGTTCCGAAGGCCAGCAGCCCGCCGACGAGTCCCGAGAGTGTAGTTTCGGTGAGGAGCATGATCACGACCACACACCCGAGAACCAGCGGCATGTGCTCGACGAGCGTGGGCCAGAGTTCGACCATCACTAGCGTCACCGGAACCGCGAGCGGGACGGCGAACACCACTGCCAGCGCGCTGCCCATCGCCGAGAGCCGCAACGCCTCGTAGCCCCGCCCGTCGAGTACGAGACGATGCCCGGGAAGGGCCGCCACCGCCATCTCCGCGTCGGGCACTCCAAGAGCCAGCGCCGGCACCACGTCGAGAAAGGTGTGGACGACGCCGGCGGACAGCATTGCGGCGCCGACCAACAGTGGTGGGCCCGGCATGAGGGGCGCCATTCCGGCCAGGATCAGCGCGAAGTTGTTCGCGTGCAGCCCCGGCGTGAGTCCACTCAGCGTACCCAACAGCGCGCCGCCCAGCACGAACGCCAGCGATTGCAGGGCGAAGGCGGGATCGAGCGAGACGGAAATGCCGGGATCCACGCACCTTCTGGAACCGTACTCCTATTTGAACGTCCGGGATGAGACGCACGGTTACGCGGTCGCTACTCGCCGGAAAATAAACGGAAAGAACTGATCGTCGAGGCGTCTAACCGAACAGCTGGCCGAGACCCTCGCCGCCGTCGCCCTCGTCCTCGTCGTCTTCTTCCTCTTCCGCTTCGGCCGCTTCTTCGGCTTCTTCCTCGTCGCCCTCGTCGGCTGCCTCGCTCTCGCCGCCCGCGGCGGCACCGCCCGAGGCCCCGCCCGCTGCGGGGACCGCGGCGGCCTGCTCGACGGCCTCGTTGATGTCGACGTCCTCGAGCGCGGCGACGAGCGCCTTCACTCGGGACTCCTCGACGTCGGTGCCGGCGGCCTCAAGGACGCTGGTCAGGTTGTCTTCGTTGATCTCTTCGCCGGTCTCGTTCAGGATGAGTGCTGCGTAAACGTATTCCATTGTAAGTATCTCCTCGTTATCCGAACATCGCTCCGAGCCCGTCGCCACCCGAGTCGTCGTCATCGTCGTCGTCCTCGGGTTCGGCGTCGGCCTCGTCTTCGTCAGGCTGTTCTTCCTCGTCCGCATCCGCGTCGGCGTCCTCCTCGGCGGGAGCCGCGGGCGCTTCGACGCCGCGCAGCTCCTCGGGAAGGGCCTCCTCGTCGTCGATCTGTGCGGCAAGGGCGCGCACCTGCGCGTCGGCCTTGCTCACGAGATCGGGTGCGAGATCGGGGCTCTCGATGGCGGCCTGCAGGCCGAGGCTTTTGGCCTCGCCCGTGGCCTTCGAGAGCAGGTTGGGTGCGGTCTGGGTCGTCGGGTAGACGGCGTTGATCGAGAGGTTCCGTGCGCTCGCGGCGGCGGCCTCGAAGTCCGCACGGTACTCGTCGACGTCGATAGCGAGGTCCTCGGGATCGAAGAGGATGCCCTCGCTGTAGACGGATCGAAGGTCGAGACCGACCTCCTTGGGCTCGATACCCAGTTCCGAGAGGACGTTCGCGAGGTCCTGTGAGACCTCCTCGCCCTCCGAGAGGACCTGCGAGTCCTCGGTGACGTGGATCGAGCCGTCCTGGATCCGCGCGGCGGCTCCGACCTGCTGGAGTTCGCCAACGAACGGACCGGGATCCACACCCGTATCCCCTTCGGGGATGACGATGTCGTTCGGGGCGACCTCGCCGGCACCGATGGGTGCGGGCGATTTCGACTCCTCGAGCTGTTTGTACAGCCCGAAGGGGTTGTCGTTGGTCCCGATAACGCCGACCTGCCCCGCGACGTGTTCGGTGAGGTCGTCGAGTCCATCGCCGACGTCCTCGAGCGCGCGGGTGAGCAGCGTGTTTCGGCTGACCCGCAGCTCCGCGCTACCGTGGAGATCACGGCGCATGTTCTGGAGCTGGCGGCTCGGAATGCCGGCGATGTTGACGACGCCGACGCTCGCATACGAATCGAGCATCTCGACGAGTTCGTCGACCTCCTCGCGCTTCCACTCGGGGAGGTTCTGGGTCTTGCGTTCGCCTTCGGCTTGTGCGCTCATCTAGGCCACCTCCACGGCCGGCCCCATCGTCGTCTTGACGTAGACCGAATCGATGTTGAGCGGGCCCTTCTCCAGGTCGCCGTACAGTCGACGCAGAATCGTGTCGATGTTGTCGCCGATCTCCTCGGCGGACATCTCCTCGCTGCCGACGAGCGCGTGGAACGTACGTCGGTCACGACTGCGGAGCTGTACCGTGTTTTTCATCCGGTTGACGGTCTCGACGACGTCCTCGTCGGGCTGGAGTGGCGTCGGCATCTTCCCGCGGGGGCCGAGCACCTGCCCGAGTGATGCACCGATGGTGGGCATCATCGAGGCTTCGGCGATGAAGAAGTCTGTTTCGTCGGCGAGGTCTTTCGCGGCGTCCTGGTCGTCGCCCAGATCGTCGAGGTCATCACTAGAGAAGACCTCGTCGGCGACT
This region of Halalkalicoccus subterraneus genomic DNA includes:
- the rpl12p gene encoding 50S ribosomal protein P1 yields the protein MEYVYAALILNETGEEINEDNLTSVLEAAGTDVEESRVKALVAALEDVDINEAVEQAAAVPAAGGASGGAAAGGESEAADEGDEEEAEEAAEAEEEEDDEDEGDGGEGLGQLFG
- a CDS encoding 50S ribosomal protein L1, whose translation is MADQDIEQAVTRALEDRPERNFRETVDLAINLRDLDLNDPSNRVDESIVLPSGTGQDTRIVVFAEGETAVRAEEVADEVFSSDDLDDLGDDQDAAKDLADETDFFIAEASMMPTIGASLGQVLGPRGKMPTPLQPDEDVVETVNRMKNTVQLRSRDRRTFHALVGSEEMSAEEIGDNIDTILRRLYGDLEKGPLNIDSVYVKTTMGPAVEVA
- a CDS encoding 50S ribosomal protein L10 codes for the protein MSAQAEGERKTQNLPEWKREEVDELVEMLDSYASVGVVNIAGIPSRQLQNMRRDLHGSAELRVSRNTLLTRALEDVGDGLDDLTEHVAGQVGVIGTNDNPFGLYKQLEESKSPAPIGAGEVAPNDIVIPEGDTGVDPGPFVGELQQVGAAARIQDGSIHVTEDSQVLSEGEEVSQDLANVLSELGIEPKEVGLDLRSVYSEGILFDPEDLAIDVDEYRADFEAAAASARNLSINAVYPTTQTAPNLLSKATGEAKSLGLQAAIESPDLAPDLVSKADAQVRALAAQIDDEEALPEELRGVEAPAAPAEEDADADADEEEQPDEDEADAEPEDDDDDDDSGGDGLGAMFG